Below is a genomic region from Rosa chinensis cultivar Old Blush chromosome 5, RchiOBHm-V2, whole genome shotgun sequence.
TGGTCGGGTCAAGTCATTGGCAGGGCCTAATAACACAATTGGAGACATGACCCATGATTAGAGATGTCAATGATTTCAGTCGTGTGCAAATTTCAAGTCGTGCTATTCAATTGTACGATTTTTGAATCGCACCGGAAAAATGTATATGTATTATATGCCGAAATACTAACAAAGATAAGAACTATCAAAATTACCCAATTTTGATTTTATCTTTTCAATTAAGAGTATGATTTTGTCAATTTTTCAATCCGGCTCATTTCGATTTTAATTGCGcacatattattattattatccttATAATCATAAGCGGGGTAAAACACCGTCAAAATTGATCCCAAAGCTTCAAGTCCGCACCAGAACCCAAAGAAACCCAAGAGAATCAAGAAACAGAGAGACCCAAAAACGAAATCCATTTTATATTTACGTTTCCTAGCAAGCTGAAAAGACAGCATCAAAGGCGTTGACAGAGCACACCCGAAAGCTGTTTCTCTGAGCACTCCGACAACCACAAATGGGTCCTCAGATAGCCCGCAATGCTCTAGCTCTGTGGCTTTACGTGGGCACCAAGTACCCGAAATGCGAGTTCCAAAGGAGCATGGTCAGAAAAAGATGAAGTGGGAAAAGTACTCAGAATGAAGTGGACCACCAAGAACAGCATGCTCAGAAAGAAGTGGGCCACCAAGAACATAATAGAAGCACTGTTGATGTGGATGGCAGAACCTTGCAGATCCATTTCATGAAAGGAAACCCTGTTTCAGGACCTGCCATTAATGACTATATTACCAGGTAAAACTGTTATAACACagatttctagggtttttgatgAACCCCTTTACCTTCAATGATGCCGTTTCTTGATTTTTACAGCAAATTTGGTGATTGCATTGAAACAATTGTGATTGAAGAAGATGATCCACCACGCACTGGCACAATAGTCTTGCAAACTCGTGAAGATGTCACAAGGGTTACGGTAGGAACAAAATTCAACACTATACAGGCCACCATTCAGAACAAGTTTGTCTGGATCAGAAGCAAGAAGGAAAATGGTGACATTTTTCACATGTAGGTAATAATCTCAAAGTCTTAAGTCATTGAGATGGTTCAGTTCTTAGTCACATTcaaaaaaagatcaaaactgTATCATCTATTCGATCTTAGATATTCATTCTACTTATAGTCAGTCATAAAGATCAACTTCGAGTGGCAAAGGCATAGAGTAATTTCTGAGGCAGCATGTATAAAGATCAAGCTCATATCTGTTCCCAATCAACTATCCATAAAGTAGTAGTTCATTGGCATTTGTATGTGCTCAGGCAATGTCTTTGTGGTAACATGTAAAGTTGAAACTCGTACCTCTTCCTAGTAATTGATTGGATTTTGTATATGCTCAGGCATTGTCTGTGATCAGTAAAAAAGAAGTAGAATTCATTGGTGTTTGTATGTGCTAATGCATTGTCTATTATGAGTGAAAGTAGAATTCATTGGTACTTGTATGTGCTCATGCATTGTCTATTATGAGTGAAAGTAGAATTCATTGGTACTTGTATGTGCTCATGCATTGTCTATTATGAGTGAAAGTAGAATTCATTGGTATTTGTATGTGCTCATGCATTGTCTGTTTTCCATACTACTAGATAGGCTACAGCAGTAGGTTTTGTTTCGAACATGATTAGCATTAAGCATAGTTTCTGAAACCAAGAGGAGGAGTAGTCAACTTTGGTCTACAATTGGCTAGGCCATTTGTTTTACCTTAAAGCAGTATGCTTTGATTCAATTGTGGACAGCAGACTTGAAAACCCAACTTTCAAAGTTGACATAGACCATAAAGGTTCTCTTCTTTCTCCCCATCTGTCTTTTCGCTGCTAGTGAAATGGACTACTTCACGGGTTTCCTTCAATGCCTTCCAAAATAATCCCAGTACTCCAACTCCTCAATCTCTGAAACCACTCTCACCCATAACAGTACCTGCTTCCAATCCTTTTGCCAAGATACATTGGAAACGCCAGACCAGATATTCTACACCTAAAATTGGCCTTGGACTACTGTAAAAGCCAAAGATGATTCACACGTCCAAGGAACTGCAATTTGGGCAAAACAGTGTGGATTAATAAAAAGAAGTTAGGGAGATAATTTTGATGGTCATTAGTACGTGTTGGATTGTCCAATTGTCACTATTGACATATATATTCTTCAACTCCTTGATAATAATGTAGCAGGTAAAAGCGCCCAGGTTCAAACTGTATAGTGGAATAGTAACGAAAGCAACGGTCATGGGTTTCATGCTGGAGTTTGCCAACTGTTGGTAAGGGTGGCCATATTGATTGTGGTAGTAATAGGCttttgatataaaaaaaaaagggtttgcaTTAACCAAAATGGTTTGTATTACAACGTACCGGCAACAAGACATGATGGTTTTCTTCAACTAGTACAAGGCTTTCAAGAAGGGAATCATAAACTAACCCACGTAATATATCAGTGTGTttgctactctctctctctcccaaatGTGATTTTTGCAAATTAATCTAAACAgtcttttcaaaaaagaaaaaaaaatctaatgaGGAGTTATCGGATACTTCGCAGTCTCCATAGGGGCTTCCTCTGTGTATTATTACGAATTTGTAATTTTGGGGGACCCAtacaattaagagaaaaattcagctactGTTCCTAAACTATGCtaccaaggccaatttgatattcgaactctcaaaagtatcaatgtgatatctAAATACCTAAATtagcatcaacgtgatactttcATCTAAAATTTCTGGCGGCgtcgtctgtttgctgacgtggcaagcacgtgggtcctaaaaaaaagtgaaatgaccaatttaccttcttttttttaattctttttttttccttttcttttcatttctttttcttccttcttcttcgttttcatttctttttcttccttcttcttcttctgggatcttcttcttcttcttcttcttcttcttcttcttcttcttagggtttcgtGGCGCCAAGTAGCTTGGGGCTTGGGGCTGAAGCTCCCAATCGAACCCGATACCGGTCGAAGAACCTGCTGGTGCCGAGATGATCAACGACCCGTCGGCGTAAATTGGGGCTGCCGAGTTGTTGAGCGAGACGAGGCGGTCAGCCGGAAGGTACCGTGAGAGAGAGGCCGTCGAGCAAGGTAGCGATCTTGGCGCCGAACGGGAGGGACTTGAGTGATCGAACAGGGAAAGCGATGGGAGGAGGTGGCCGGTGCCTTCTCTTGAATCCGTTTCTTTTCTTCGGCTTGGGTTTTGTTGGGCTGTTCGATTTTTCCTCAAATTGCAGGCGTAGCCTACTAATTTGGGTTCTTGGtacaacatctctctctctctctctgcaatttTGGGCATGTTAATTTGTGATTTGTTTAGTTAGTTTCTCTATTTAAAATCAGATGGTTGAAGATGTTAGAGTTTACAACATGGTTGAAGATGGttgaatttgatcataggaATGAAGGCAAAGCTTCGGGATTGAGTAGGGGTGAAGATGATGAACTAGAGAAGGGTGAAGATAATCAAGATTATGATTTTTAAACTCTTGATTTGGACTCAAGATTGATTCATGAATCATTTTGCAATTTCTTCCAAAATGTTCTCTCACTTAATTGCTACTCAgcccttttcatttcttttcgtTGTTGTTCCTATCATGTAACATCGTGGTTAATCTAGAGGAGTGCGAGGGAGATGGATTTGTAGCAAGAACTGGAGAGGATCTCGGTGGCGTTAGTGATGGTTTGGGCAGacgagaaggagaggagagagaagaagaagaagaagaagaagccttttttttttttttttaatttcttgggAGAGAGTCACCATCGTCGTCGGACTGGTCTTGGGCTAGAACattttcaagaagaagaagaaatgaaagaaaagaagaaaaaaaaaattaacaaaaaaaggtaaaaagtcaattttgcccttttttttgccCACGtgtttgccacgtcagcaaacagacggcgccgtcagaaattttagacagaagtatcacgttgatgccaatttaggtctttaggtatcacattgatacttttgagagttcaggtatcaaattggTCTTGGCAGCAAAGTTTGGGGACGTGGGCTGAAATTTTCTCTACAATTAAGTCTGTTATTTTGGTCtcttcccttcttttttttttcttttttttttttcaaaaattcttCTACCCACCCAGGTGGGGGGTCACTTGATGTGGTGTCAGGAGATCTGGTTGCCCCTAAGCGACTAAGAGATCTCAGCCATTTGATGATTTATTAGACCATTACCGTCAGTTTCAAACAGTATTGGACAAAAAAGTCTTCACTCAACTCAGTAAAAATGCAATTAAGCTTTTCTACTTCGCTGAGGCCATTAGCATCAGCCAGAGGTCACCAAGAAGCTCTTCAAGATTCTCAACTTACACGATTGTTTGAATGGACGTCGTCGGAGTCAATTCTGATTCATACGTCGGAGACCCACTGGGTTGTGGTACTACGGCCACCATACGACTCCGGATATGGAATTTTGCTAAATTGGAAGGGAAGACCCCGTTGGCTTTGCATTTAATTTGGATTattttaattttgcaatttaaTTTGGACGGCAAGTCTAAGCACTATAAGGATGCTTCCATTGCTCAATTGTTGATGAAAAATGTTCATTATATTGTTGAGAAGATCAAAGGGTCCCCTGAACTTATGGGAGATGACAGGGAAGTTCCGGAGGGCAACCACTAGTTATCAGAGAGCTACTTGGGTGAAAGTGTTGAATTCAGATTTTGAAATCCTAAGTTCTGgaggaggttgaagaagaatcaggaaaatcctcagaaaaaaaaaaagaaaaagaaaagaaaaaaaaatcacaatccAATTCAAACTTATTGAATCTCTTTAAATTTAAGCAATCAATCCAAAGGAGAACTCCTTGCTGACATGGGTAATTACATATATTGATTAGATATGGATGGCAGGGACTTGTTGCAAATCTTCTATTTCAATGGGCTCCGATGAAGTTTCGGACGACCCTCGACAATCGCCGACTCTCTGCTCTGGTTTGCAGCCGACGATGGGAATCTGTCTAAAAATTTGGTTTTAGACTGAATCTGTTAACGCGTGCATTGCACACTCTGTTAATAGAGCCTAGGCGACCATCCACCTAGGTGGGCTGAAGaatctcctctcttttttttggttaaaaggTCTCTCTTTTACAATGCggtcttttttgtttttattttaagataAATCTCATTTTAATAAAGCTGTAATTATAATAGAATATTATTCTTTACACTGATCGTAATTACAAAACTCACTAAAATAATACAATTTAGAGCTGTGTTTATGCGTGTAGGTGTgtcattttgaatttttgataatGGTGTATGTCCTCGACACACGAAATTTAGAGCACAAGAGAGCCACCTGAAATACGTAATCTACAAGAAAGTAATTCTATCCAATTGCTCTATTTGTTACTATAGCTTGAATATTTTGTCCCACTTATTCATTGGTAGGCTAGCGATGAGAAGTTGAGATCATCTGCTGGGTAGAAGTTTTATTCAGAGATAGAATTGTTGGATTACACTTTAATTtcttaattttgttattttgctTACTAATTTTAATTGAGAGTAAATTTAAAATTATATACTAAAATTTTGATTATAGGATGAACAAAACATTTGATTCGGTGATAATAACTTCACCCTTTCATATCTTTATTCAGGTCACAAGGTCATTGTACATTTTTAATAATTTCATGATACAAAGGATCTTGCATGCTGCAGtttgaacttttctttttcaagtgTTCTCTCCTGTTTTTCGAAGGGCTGTGCGTGATTATGTCAAACCCCAGTTTGAACCCTTTTTGAATAACCTCTTTACTAATTAAAAGTTTATGCATGCAATCTCCAACATCAAGATTGCAGGCCAATGCAAGAGAGAGATAATAATAGCATTCATACAGTTTACACTGCACACTCAAAAGCTAACTGAGGAATCTTGTTCTGGGACCATTGAAcatctccttttttttccttttttcctagTGCAGCAGCAGCTCTCTTATAGCCGAGTATGCACTTCCTCCCACCTGACAAGTCAATTTGGAATGAAAAAGAAGTAATTGAGTCACCAATTTAGGAGGTGTTTCAACAACGTTTACACTCTACTTCTCTAACTGGATATAGACGATTCTAAAATGACTGGAAAGACATTTGGGATGGCTGGaataaagaggaagaaaaaaaagaaccaaGAATAGAAAAGAATACAGTTGAAATTTATGACATACCTTTTCACTAAAGAACTCAAATGTTGTTCATCATTGAAGTGGACTTGGTTCTTGTTGTCGAAATCGTAAGCAAAATATGAAAACTGGAGGCACTTCTCCACGTACAAGTATTCCAATGAAGGGCACTCAGTTTCAATAGTAACACTTTCAGTGCAGAACCTTGTGAGCACCGGAAGATCTATCAAAGCTAATTTCTTCAACGCCGGAAGTTTAATCTTGCTGGTCAAGCTATTGCTTACTTCAATGACTCTGTCCAAGCTATGACACTGCTGTACGGAAAGGTCTTCCAACTGAGAAAGACATTCAGCTACACCTATTGTGAAGAGATTTttcaattccttgcatttgcaAATTGCCAAAACTTTAAGATTATGGAAGATTGCATGCGGAGCAGGACCATTACATATGCTTACTAGTTTGTCTAGAGTAGACAATCTCATTTCCCTCAATTTCCTCAAGAAAGTATTTTCTGGATCAAGCCCTTCATCAGATCCAAATACATATTTCATTCCTTCTAGATTTACACAAATGATTTCTTCCAGATTTTGTAGTCTCTGCAACAATGTCGATGGTAAAAGTGCATTCACCAAGCTACAACAAGTTTGCACTTTCAACAACTTTAGCTTGTGTAGAGACCCAGGTGGTAGCTCACCAACACATAACTCCTTGAGGGAATATAAGCGGTACAGATGCAACTGTTCTAAGTTCTCAAATACTGGTTTATTTGAAACCCGTGTCATTGTGTTGATTATCTCTGTCAAGTTCTTATGGTGCCCGTTCACAGAGAGATATTTCAGTGCAAGTAACCTGCCATGGTCATATTGCCCAACGATGTCATTCAAGTCTTCACAATCTGTGTACTCTAGCTTCTCCACTTTCTCTGTCACAACGCTGATAAACCAATCCGGTAAGCAATTGATTGTTGTGTCAAGAGTCAAGGTTCTTGAAAAACCATCATGTTGAGGGAGCGACACGCAAGGGGCATCTCTGCTGATGCATATATCAAATTCTACCCAATTCGGCTTGTACTCAACACTTTTAGGCAAGCATGCAGCATCAGATATGTAAACTCCCAAAATGTTTAAATCCAACAAGCCAGTCAACTCATCAAAGTCAGCATTGGTTTCTTCAACTGCATCCTCAATTTTACTTCCCCACTTCCCAAACTGAAATTTCATGTGCAGTTCTTCCAATCTATACAACCTCGATATCACTTTAGATGGGATTGTTTCAAGATCTCTACCAGTGACGTCCAACATCCTTAGACTGGTCAAATCTCCTATTTGTTTTGGAAATTTCTTAACAGGAAGTTCTCTCATACTAAGAATCTCAAGTTTCTTAAGTTTTCCTAGAACGGATATGTTACTTAAATTATGGCAAAAATCCAAATTCAAAACTTGAAGGTTGGTTAGGAAACTGAATGATGAAGGTAGTGATGAAATGCTAGTGAAGCTAAGATCAAAGACCCTTAGCGCATTAGGACTTTGAAGAAAGGTTTCTGGGATGTCACGTATACCAGTATTACTTTGTAACAATAAAATTTGGAGCTCTGAACATACCAAATATTCGGGAAGCTTATGAAGCTTGTTTTTCATGAGTGAGATTATTGAGTAGCCTTCATGAGCATCCATTGGCCAATCCCAGATTTTGCGGAGCCGGAAAGTAATTCCTAGGGGTGCAAAATTGTTAGCCACAAATGACATAGAAATTATTAAGCAAAATCCTATCGAAATATGAAAATTAATTGTAGCTAAATtatccaaatttaattaaacccaAACAAATATGCAAAGCAATCAATAATTCATGAATATTAATATGGAGAAAACTTGTATGACTAAAAGAATTACGGACTTCAGCTGTTCAACAAGTTCTATGTCAAAGTCTCATATAGTAATTTGGATCTTTAatcttttactttattttatccTTTTGGTACTTAAGCTTTTTACCCTCCGTCAATGTAGGAAATTTTACTTTTCTTAAATGTTAGAAATGGTAGAAAAGCAATTGGAGCTATGTTGGTGAGTATGCGCTAGTGTATGCAAATAGGATATCCTGTAGCTGATATGATGTACGAGATAAATTTTAAACGCTGGGAAGAGTCTATCTGCAGAATATATAGAAGTAATCCTAATTGATCAGTGAATGGGCTATGGTTCAGCAATGAAACCGACAATCGGACTGGAGAAGTTAGTCATGTATaagagataattaaaaaaactatGGGGGTGTAGTGGCATACCTTGCCAAAATCCTGCCTCTGGCCACTCCTCTAGTTCACAACCAGCTTTTACTAAGAACCCATCACCTTCTTCGGACCGCATAATGGACATGGCCAGATTTCGAATGTCATCAGTCATCCTTGTGCATCCCTTCTTTGTACCATCCAAAAGCAATCTAGAAGCTTTGAGGTACTTGACCACAGAATGTGCTCTATCTCTGGCTTCTTGCATTGTATCATATTGAAACAAACCTATTCCAATCCCATACCTGAGCAACACTTCAAATGGGATATCATAATTTTCTGGGAATAGGCAGCATAGCAAGAAGCATGACTTGGCATCATCAGTTGCCAATGAATGAAATACGTCTTCCTCAGCTTCGAAGTTGACAGGATGAGCTGTTTCATTCCATTCGTCCAAGCAGTCATCTCCAAATGCTGTTTCAACTGCTTCATTCCATTCGTCCATGTATTTATCTCCAAGTGACCTTGCAGCTGCTTTTATTGCTTTTGGGAGACCACCGCATTCTCCAGCTATCTTTCTCGCTTCATCATAGGAAACGGTAGATTCATGAAAAGACTTCCCCGACGTCTTCATGAATAACTTCCACGAATCTCCCTCCGATAGAACATTGAGAGGGATCTGGGCACGGCACCCCATAGAATGGCATATATTGCTTTTCCTTGTGGTGAGTATAACTTTAGAATTGCACCTTTGAAGCTCATTGTGATTGGGAATTCCAATGCTCGAGAGTTCAAAACTCTCCCAAATGTCGTCCAAGATTATAAGCATGCTGTTTCCTCTCATGATCCCCTCCTCCAAGCCCAGCGAATCTGCCAATGTGCCTTGAATTTCTTGCAAGTCGGGGGCTTTGGATACAACAACCATAATCACATGATCAAAAAGCCCACCTTTCTGGGCTTCTGCACTAACATGTTTGACCATCGTTGTCTTTCCAACGCCAGCCACTCCATGCACCCCAAGGACAGTGACTTGATCATCTTTTATTACCTTCATAACCTCATCCATGGCTTGCCTTGTCGCTTCAAATGTTTCAAAATTTCCGGTGGGTGCTTCAAGTACTTTCTCCCACAAATGTTTCACAATGTCTTCAATTAGTTCTATATCCGTCCTACAAGGAAGAAGGGGTCAAAATAATCTTCAGCCAAATAATAAATCGAAAGTACAAGTCTTGTAATATATGCATACGGATAGTTGGTTGAATGCCACCCAGAGATTCCAGACACTCCTTTTAAAGCAGCTCTCCACTGGTTCATCTTCTCAATGTCTTGTCTAGCTTCATGCTTAATGAAAGCTTCTCCAAAACCTGTCTCTTCCTTTTGAAATCGTACATCAGTGGGTTCCACCTCATAAAAAATTGGGAAAATTCTGTTCTTATCTTTCATGCACTGGAAAATCTTTACAAGTTCATCCAAACACCATGAAGAAGAAGCATAATTTTTTGACAACACAATGATCGCAAACCTTGATTCTTCGATTGCCGTTAGGAGATTTGAAGCAATAACCGTCCCTTTTTCTAGTTGCACGTCATCCTTGAAAGTTTTGATCACTCTGGTGTTTTGCAATTCACGGTATAAATAGGCTATAAAACCCCTACGAGTGTCTTCCCCCCTGTAACTCAAAAACACATCATACTTCGGCCGAGGATCTCGTTCAGCTGATGAAGGCGGAGACGCAGCTATCCCTTTTTCAAGATGTTCTTCATCGGTGAATGTCTTAGTCACCCTGGTGTTTTGTATTTCATGACTTGAATGGGTGACATAACCCCTATGATTGTCGTTTCCCCTGAAACCCAAAAACTCATCATTCTTCTGCCCAAGAGCTGGTTGAGGACTTGGATCAGTTGAGGAAAGAGATGCAGAGGGGAGGGCTACCCCTTTTTCAAGCTGGTCTTCATCCTTGAATGTTTTACTTAGTCCTGTGTTTGGCAATTCATGGTCTGCATGGGCTACAAAACCCCTGCGAGTGTGTTCCATCCTGAAACCCGAAAGCACATCATTCTTCCACACAGGAGCTGGGTCAGGCTGGGGAGCTGGTAAGAGATGTAGATGTTTTTAGGGTGGTGGTCAAGGCCATTATAAATTTGTAACACACCAAAATTTAGACAAATCTCAAGAACAGTTAAGAAACCAACAAAGATATTCACAGTGATGGAATGTAAACCAAAATAGTGATTTAAATGACGCTAGCAAGTGAAGAGTCATTGACGTTAGAAGGTCATGAGGTGAATTAAGGTTTCAAGGAGTCTTAAGTTTTATATAGTAGTGACTTGTGACATTTTATCTCCTATATAGGTAATGACAGTTTAGGATGCTGGAAGGTCTAGTAATAACGGTTCTAGAAATAATATGTCCTAGGTGAAGCCGATATAAGTTTATCGGTTGTAACTTGTAAGTATGTAACAGTTGAGTAAGAGTTTTGTAATAGAGGTTGATAAGGTGTTTTAAGAGTCCATATATAGCCTTATCTAGGAGCTCTGTATGTGTCCTCAAGCTGGAGACATCTCCAACAAATcaccaaaaagagagagagctagTAATTAACTTACAAGTTCGGTCCATGACATCTCCTGTTGCTTCAAAATCTTCTGTCGACTCTGTAGACTGAACTAGTCTACTGCACACAGCACTCGCAACGTCTTTGATAAGTTCTCCTTCATTCCTATTTAaggaagaaaaaggaagaagggTCGAATAAGGATAAACCCAAAAGTAACGTGTAACTCTCTTGTTAAGATAGTTTCATCATGCTTACTTGTACTTATCCGAACACCATCCAGGGAGATTGGCCACCATTGATAAAACACGTCTCCACCGCCTGACCTTCTCATGATTATCTCGAAATCTTTCTTCATGTACAGCGAAGGCATCTCCAAAACTCCCCCTTTGATGTCGCACCTCAGAGGGATCCACATGATAAAAGATTGGCAGAATTCTATTTTGGTTTTCCATGCATTCAAAAATCTTTGCTAGTTCCTCTAGGCACCATGATGAAGAAGCAAAGTCTTGCGAAAGAACAACAATGGCAAACCTCACCTCTTCTATGGCGTTTAGGAGATACGAAGATATATTCCGCCCTTTTGGAAGTGGTTCATCATTCTTTACTGTGTTCAGGTGTGCTGGTTTCTTTTGCAATTCAGCTAGTAAATCGGACAGAAAACCCTTACGTAGTGTGTCCTCACCCCTGAAATTTATAAACACATCATACTTCCAACGAGGAGCTGATTTTAGCTCAAGGAAGTGATGTGCAGGTCGCCTTTTAGGTTGATCAAGGCCATTGAAAACAACTAAAAAGGAAAACATGCAAGATCTATAGAAAGAACAATGAAGAAATTAACCAATAAAAAAGAAGACAGAGCAGAAACTAGAGTGAATCCAAAACCCCACAACTAAGTGAATAATGGAAGAGGAAGTATTAACATTAACCGATAAGTAACTTACAAGTTCCATGAGTTTCAATATCTTCCGTCGACTCAATTTCAATAGGTTTGCTGCAGACAAATTCCGCGATTTGTTGGACAAGCTGTCCTTCTGGCCTGTAATTAATGAATAAGAAGGGTCAAATGATTCTGATGCAATTAAACCCGAATTAACTAGAGTACCCAACTCTTGTTAAGAAAGTCTCATCGATCACTTACTCAGAACTGCCACATACCCAGCCAAAGATGCTGCTGATTTTGTTCAAGGCGTCCCTCCATTTCATCAGCCTCTCTTTTTGATCTTTAAACCGCTCTTCATGTGCAGCCAAGGCCGCTCCGCACACCCCCCTTTGAGAGCGCACTTCAGAGGGATCCACGTGATAGAAAACTGGCAGAATTGTTTCCTTATTTTCCATGCACTGCAAAATCTGTGTGAGTTCATCCAAACACCAACTGGAAGAAGCATAATTTTGCGAGAGAACAACGATTGCAAATCTTGATTCTTGAATGGCCTCTAGGATACTTTGAGAAATCCCCTCTCCTCTATCCAAACTAGTTCCGTCGATATCCATGAATGTCTTGATTTCTCTGTTTTGCAATTCATTGTACAAATGAGAAGTAAAACCCCGCCGAGTGTCTTCACTCCTGAAACTCAAAAACACCTCATACTTCCACCCAGGAGCCGATGATTCAACTGATGTAGGAAGTGATGCAGAGGCCGTTGGGGATTCCAAGGCCATTGGAAacaaccaaaagaaaacaaacacggTATCTGGGCAAGGATGCAACAAAAGAATaaagacaaagaagaaaagagagatcgatcacagaaaaaaaagagaaaaattgtaGGAATATGGAAGAGGGAGAATTAAGGGAGTAATAACTTGAAGGCTACAAGAGTGTATATGTGGCTATGTGCAGTCCAAACAGTGGTTTGGTGTTACTGGAGTGGAGGCTGCAAGAGTGTTCTGCTATTGATCCATAGTGCACATGCTGTCAAAGGAACTTTTGACTGtatttagtgtttttttttttcagactcTTCGTTCAGTGTTTATTGGTACATTGTTCCGCACCATCCTTCATTTGTTCCAATTGTTTAGCATGATGCATTAGATGCTAAAGTGGTGTTTGGTAGTAGGCAAGTTAATCTAGtagtggcaaacgggccactaagcacgagcacggcaagGGCCCGACACGCTCAATAGAGGCCAGACACGGCCCAAACCCGTTAGTGGACCGGCAcaacccgagcacgttagaataacgggtcgggctgggcctaagaatattggtcCATTGGTCTGACCCGGCCCGAGCCTGTAATGGGCCTAGTACGGCCCGAGCatgacatattgtgggccggcccgttacaaacacaaaatttcattttgtttttaaaaatattaaaaaaactgttcaagtaaaaccctaatttgtgtttggcccaaactctaggttacttgctctagtggtaatagggttaaattagaaggatttagatttctattcaatgtacgattattttccttgtatgattgagattctatgcattgtaatcctctatataaagaggcccctattatcaatgagaatacacaacaaattcctctcaaattcagtttctctacaacatgttatcagcacgaagccctaactctgaaacaaatagccaaaccctgattcaagaagctaaaaaccttgaatccgaatacaaaaccttgaaccattttctgcctccacctcacacattaaagaactcgatcccaggagtccagaaccggaagccccaccccaagaaccggccga
It encodes:
- the LOC112167604 gene encoding probable disease resistance protein At4g27220 isoform X3, with amino-acid sequence MEGRLEQNQQHLWLGQKDSLSNKSRNLSAANLLKLSRRKILKLMELLKSAPRWKYDVFINFRGEDTLRKGFLSDLLAELQKKPAHLNTVKNDEPLPKGRNISSYLLNAIEEVRFAIVVLSQDFASSSWCLEELAKIFECMENQNRILPIFYHVDPSEVRHQRGSFGDAFAVHEERFRDNHEKVRRWRRVLSMVANLPGWCSDKYKNEGELIKDVASAVCSRLVQSTESTEDFEATGDVMDRTSPQPDPAPVWKNDVLSGFRMEHTRRGFVAHADHELPNTGLSKTFKDEDQLEKGVALPSASLSSTDPSPQPALGQKNDEFLGFRGNDNHRGYVTHSSHEIQNTRVTKTFTDEEHLEKGIAASPPSSAERDPRPKYDVFLSYRGEDTRRGFIAYLYRELQNTRVIKTFKDDVQLEKGTVIASNLLTAIEESRFAIIVLSKNYASSSWCLDELVKIFQCMKDKNRIFPIFYEVEPTDVRFQKEETGFGEAFIKHEARQDIEKMNQWRAALKGVSGISGWHSTNYPTDIELIEDIVKHLWEKVLEAPTGNFETFEATRQAMDEVMKVIKDDQVTVLGVHGVAGVGKTTMVKHVSAEAQKGGLFDHVIMVVVSKAPDLQEIQGTLADSLGLEEGIMRGNSMLIILDDIWESFELSSIGIPNHNELQRCNSKVILTTRKSNICHSMGCRAQIPLNVLSEGDSWKLFMKTSGKSFHESTVSYDEARKIAGECGGLPKAIKAAARSLGDKYMDEWNEAVETAFGDDCLDEWNETAHPVNFEAEEDVFHSLATDDAKSCFLLCCLFPENYDIPFEVLLRYGIGIGLFQYDTMQEARDRAHSVVKYLKASRLLLDGTKKGCTRMTDDIRNLAMSIMRSEEGDGFLVKAGCELEEWPEAGFWQGITFRLRKIWDWPMDAHEGYSIISLMKNKLHKLPEYLVCSELQILLLQSNTGIRDIPETFLQSPNALRVFDLSFTSISSLPSSFSFLTNLQVLNLDFCHNLSNISVLGKLKKLEILSMRELPVKKFPKQIGDLTSLRMLDVTGRDLETIPSKVISRLYRLEELHMKFQFGKWGSKIEDAVEETNADFDELTGLLDLNILGVYISDAACLPKSVEYKPNWVEFDICISRDAPCVSLPQHDGFSRTLTLDTTINCLPDWFISVVTEKVEKLEYTDCEDLNDIVGQYDHGRLLALKYLSVNGHHKNLTEIINTMTRVSNKPVFENLEQLHLYRLYSLKELCVGELPPGSLHKLKLLKVQTCCSLVNALLPSTLLQRLQNLEEIICVNLEGMKYVFGSDEGLDPENTFLRKLREMRLSTLDKLVSICNGPAPHAIFHNLKVLAICKCKELKNLFTIGVAECLSQLEDLSVQQCHSLDRVIEVSNSLTSKIKLPALKKLALIDLPVLTRFCTESVTIETECPSLEYLYVEKCLQFSYFAYDFDNKNQVHFNDEQHLSSLVKRWEEVHTRL